From Candidatus Tectomicrobia bacterium:
GCCTTCCCCAGGCCCTCAATCTCGGCCTCCAGGATGTCCCCGCCGATCGGCCCCTTGCGCCCCTCGTGGCAGGTGCCGGTGGCGATAACGTCCCTCGGGTCGAGCCGGGCGAAGCGGCTCAGCCAGGCCCCCTGGGCGGGGATCTTATGGGCCATGTCGCCGGTGCGACCGTCCTGGGCTGGGGCGCCATTCACCCAGGATCTCACCCGGAGCTTGTGGGGATCGGGAATCTCGTCCTTGGTGGTGATCCACAGCCCGCGGGGGCCGTGGCTGCCCTCCTGCCCCTTGGTGGGGGGGAGAACCGGGGAGGGGAGAGAAGGGAGCCTGCGCACGACGGTAAATTCTTGGCGGAGAGGGAGGGATTCGAACCCCCGGTGCGGTCGCCCGCACAACAGATTTCGAGTCTGCCGCCTTAAACCGGACTCGGCCACCTCTCCGGGAAAAACCTTTGGACGTTCAGGCATTCCGCGCGCCCTGGGCGGGATACCGCCTCTCCTGGAAGAAGTCCCGCAGGAGCCGGGCGCTCTCCCCGGCCAGCACCCCCGCCGTCACCGGGAAGCGGTGGTTCAGCCGGGGGTCCGAGGGAAGATCGTAGAGCGAGCCGCAGGCGCCCGCCTTGGGGTCCGCCGCGCCATAAACGAGCCGCCCGATCCGGGCGTTCACGAGGGCCCCGGCGCACATGGCGCAGGGCTCGAGCGTCACGTAGAGGACGGCGCCCTCGAGCCGCCAGCTCCCGGCCCGGCCGGCCGCCTCGCGCAGGGCGAGGAGCTCGGCGTGGGCGGTGGGGTCGGCGTCCGCCTCCCGGCGGTTCCAGCCCCGGCCGAGGACCTCCCCTTCCCGGACGACCACGGCCCCCACGGGCACGTCCCCCGCCTCCCGGGCCCGTTGCGCCAGCCCCAAGGCCTCGGCCATCCAGCGCCGGTCCTCCCGGGCCTGATCGGGCGCCTGCGGCTCCACCGTCCATCCTCCTACCGCCCAGGCCGGCGCGGAATCGCATGCGGGGCCTGAACCAGCCCCTAAAAAGACCACGAATCGGGTGCCGAGGCAATCCGGTCCCTGCCCTAGGCAACCTCCACCCCCAAATGCACGAAGGTGCGCGAAATTGCGGTAACGGCTCCTTCCCCGGCACGCCCTACATTGCCCCTTGGGGGCCGGGGCCGCCCGGATGGCCGGACGGGCACCATGCCGGGCGGGGGAGGGCGTCGCGGATAGTGGCGGATAAAGCATGGATAAAGGGCAAATTTTTTGTTTGCCGCGGATAGTGGCGAATATTGCGCCTTTAAAACACATGCACGCGCCGGAGGAGAGGACCCACGGCGGGCGGTGGGAGCGTCCGGGAGGGTTGCGGGTAATACGGATAGTTCCCTCTAATTGCCGCTAATACCGGAAATTTCCCCATAAAAAATCTTCCCCGCGCGTATTTCTCCCGCCTGGGCGCCTCCGGTTGCCGGGGGCGGGAAAACCTGCGAGTCTTGGGCGGTTTCCCGTGCCAGCCGGGGAAACCCGGCCCCAGAATCCCCCGAAGCTCCTGGCAGGAGGAGGCCCCGTCATGCTCTGGGAGGAGTTGAGCTGGCCCCAGCACAAGAAGATGGCCGAGGCGGGCGCCGCCGTGGTGCTGCCGGTCGCCTCCATCGAGCAGCACGGCCCCCACAACCCCGTGGTGGTGGACACCCTCCTCTGCACCAGCGTCTGCCGGAAGGCCGCCGAGGGGCTGGAACGGGTGGTCCTCACCCCCACGATGTGGGCCGGGATGTCCCTCCACCACGCGGACTACCCCGGCACTCTCACCCTC
This genomic window contains:
- the tadA gene encoding tRNA adenosine(34) deaminase TadA, with product MLYPPLSATPSPARHGARPAIRAAPAPKGQCRACRGRSRYRNFAHLRAFGGGGCLGQGPDCLGTRFVVFLGAGSGPACDSAPAWAVGGWTVEPQAPDQAREDRRWMAEALGLAQRAREAGDVPVGAVVVREGEVLGRGWNRREADADPTAHAELLALREAAGRAGSWRLEGAVLYVTLEPCAMCAGALVNARIGRLVYGAADPKAGACGSLYDLPSDPRLNHRFPVTAGVLAGESARLLRDFFQERRYPAQGARNA
- a CDS encoding fumarylacetoacetate hydrolase family protein; this translates as MRRLPSLPSPVLPPTKGQEGSHGPRGLWITTKDEIPDPHKLRVRSWVNGAPAQDGRTGDMAHKIPAQGAWLSRFARLDPRDVIATGTCHEGRKGPIGGDILEAEIEGLGKARFLARGPRSPRPGAASRPQAPRAPGAAGAGTVSV